The genome window acagatattatacaaaatatattataggaccttcttatgaatacacaagGATAATCCGTATTGTTCATGTAGCCTCATTTTTCAAGAAATTTACTCAAATGATCGCACCACATTCTACCTAGCTATTTTAACCCATATAGCAACTTCTTTAATTATACACTATAAAGAtgtctatttcctctatcctgattcggcAATGGTATTCTTTCAGATAACTTTATATAAATGTCCGAATCTAAGCTCtcataaagatatgcggtcacaacatccatcaatttcatttttatcTCCAGATTGACTGTCATTGAGatcaaatatctaaaggtaatgccaTCCATCACTGAAGAatatgtttcttcataatcaatgtCTGGTCATTGAGTAAAACCTTGcgccactagtcgtgctttgtacctcacaattttgttcctttcattcctcttatgaACAAAAACCCATTTGTATCCTATTGGTTTGATATGGGGAGGTGTGCGGCGTACTGGTCtaaaaacctctcttttgttcagggataaCAATTCAGTTGTTATTGCCTTTTGCCAATCTTTCCAATTTGatctcattctacattcagtgagCGATGCAGACTCATGGTCAAGATCTATAAttgtggcaattttatttgcaaagtatgtatcgactattgtggttgctctattttaGAATTTCCCTGAATTTATATAGTGTATTACTATTTCATCATAGACTGCACTTTCATATGTTttttcatcttgctcttcataatttctaactgttggagcaaggttctttagtttaccagcgtcgaTTTCAGCGCACGTATTTTTGCTGATTTCTTCCTGCGTGGGAAGGTTCAAATCTGATATGCCTACTTCCTgaggttccataccatcgcTAGGTCTCAACTGactccccttcttcttcctttggaTTTCACACGATGATCtggaaaattattcctgatttatATGATCtgtgagatcaactttgcaaatatGTGGTTGCGGTAGATAATAAGATACATGCGATCATTTCGTGGATGTGTCTATTAATACTATAAAGTATCAAAACAGGCCAGAAAACGGCTGAATAGGATCACAAATATCTCCTGGATTCGGGCTAGGAATGCAGGAATTTAATCTTATACCTTCAAGGTAGTcgatcttattattaatttttcgGTAGCACATGAAGGatatacaaaatcttcatgattcggattttttttcacatttatgtcatgaccttgtgagttagtaattatgttcctcatcattctaagaccagggtgaactaatctatcatgccatagaaaaaataattctgCACTATGAAACATAGTTTTCAAGGTAGTGAACATTTCATGTGCCCTAATGTGAGTGTAGTATAAGCCACTACTCATAGAGGAAAGTTTTTCTATTATTCTCACTTCGCTATCACATTTAGTGGTGTGTAAGTACTCCCTATCCTCTTCTTCATCAGTTTCTATATGAAAACCGTTAGCgcgaatgtctttaaaacttaaaaGATTTTTTGTAGATTTAGAgtacaacaatgcttcttcaatgtgcaaaaTAGTTCTTATAGATAGTATGATTGTGGTTCTTCCAGAATCTACTGTGCATTTATCACTATCGGTGACAGTTATCACTTTTCCAGAGCGATTTCTAACAGACTGAAAATATATCatttctcttaagatggtgtttgtggttcTACTACCCACAATACATACTTTCTCTATGCGGACGCCACACATATTTTATGaataaagcattcaatcattcataTGCAAGTaagtagcaacaagactaaatgcttcattaactattaaaaaaatatttacagcTAGGTTTGttcttctagagcttacatttattcattcaatccttctaaattcaACAACTAAATAAATGACTAATTattctaattctagatagagtctgtgAAATATTCGACCACTTCATtttcaatggctttcttttccaCTTCATGcttcatggcatcttctataGCAGTGaaggagggcaaagtagaggccTCCACATCCTTCATTAGGAGAtctttcactgtcggtgtaGAAGCATCATCAACTTATATGTGAGATGCTTCCCTTTTAACTATTGTTGCTTTGTCCACTTTCATCCCCACTgtaatggtgaggtgtgcttctgactgctcattttttgttttttcggtaagcttccacaacatgctttggtgctttgcaaattgggaccaatggccccaaacaccgcacttatagcatgtttggttctgctcaccatataATTTGACTTCTTTCTATCTTCTATTATCATCACCAGACTTAACTTTGTCTaccaccactttctttcctctcTTCCCCCACTTCTTATTACGGTTTTTGCGCACTTTGAAAGAGTTGTGATTGACTTATAGGCCACTACTCTTCTCTTACGGTTGGaataagaagttcttgtttataaTTTCGTCATGAACCTCATGGAGTTCCAACATatcaatcaattcagaatacttcttgtaattcgattgacggtgattgcgtgcggattctgCCACATTTAGGTGGAAAGtagagagagtcttctcaattttctcctcttctatgatatctttcccacagagacacaaTAGTGTGCAAATATGCTGCAGCACAGAGTTGTACTCTCTAACATGCTCGAAGTCATAGAAATGGAGCCGCACTCATTTTTGCTCTGCGAAAgacttgatggtgtacttaagatgCTCAAAATGCTCTTGCAGTGCCTCTCATAGTGACTTAGCGCTGGTCATtaccatgtactcatccttaaAAGTGGGAAAGAGATGTTggcagagaaaatgaagtgtctgatcattctcatcctctatGAGAAcaattgcactacttgttccgaAACCAATTGCAGCGCGAGCCTTTCTGCTCAAGTACAATTCAGACATCTGATGCCTAAGCGAGATAGTTGCAGCCATCTGCACTCAACTCAACGAACaccttgttcgtgatgccaataatttacaaatttaaatgACACAAGTTTaatactagtaaagttgcatcgtATTGCTAAATATGATTGCTGCAAATTTTTCGATATTTTCTATActattatatgaatattactgaatttaaacaCATAATaggcaatttaaacagtaaaaACAATAATTAATAGTACATAaacaataataacataattaagtaCTGCATAATTGCAAAAATAGgtacaaaattcaaattttagggTACTTCTATGCAAAAACAGAGCGTCTAGATTATCTTCAGAATATCCAAGGGCCTAAACGCAAAATTTTAGGGATTGCACTCAAATATTGAAAAAACTGGGAGGCTAAATGCAAAATTcagatttttttcttatttgtcATCGATTTTTATTCCTTTTGGGCCAGCCTGCCATCAAATGGGCTGGTCCAGCCCATCCGTTCGCCACGCATATATACGAcagctagggtttggaaacccTAACCACCTCCCAACTATGTTGAGTTGTGGTAGGCAACGCTCAGTATCGTGCAGGGCACCGACACACTGGCTAGGCGGCGGCCCAGCTGCATACGGTAGGCGCAGGGCATGGTGCATGACGGCGGCGCGCACTTCGAGCGTCTCGGTGGCTCGGTGGTGCACAGTGCATAGCGACGCCGACCGTGGCTGTGTCAAGCGACGCAGGTGGTGACGAGGGGGGCGCCGGATCCGAGCAGATCAGCCGTCGGAGTGTGATGGTTGCGGCCTGAGCGGACGACAGGGCACAGCGGAGCGTGAAGGCCACGAGCTTCATACCGGCGATGTacccccttttttcctttttctttctttctattctccgatttgtggtggtggccttcgagccacctTAATTTTGTGTAGGAAACATCACCGGTTTGTCGACCAGCGACGTGGTGACGGTGGCTACGTGCCCCTCCGATCTCACCGTGTAAATCGTTGCAATTGGGCGCTACTGTGCACACGATCACTACTTGTTCATGCAATCGACTCTACACAACGACGATGTTCATGCTACATATTTGCTACTATTCATACGATTCAGATCTATTTTGATACAAAATACACAGTAACAACGAGTATACGTACTTGTGAGCGAGACGATCTAATTTCCTAGCTTATCTCTTGACAGAGTCTCATGCTGATAACATGTTAAAAAACTACTGCTTCCAGATGTAGTCTAGCGATTACTCGAGAGAATGATTataaaagagagaaataatATATGAGAAATACTGCCTATTCTTtataaatttatatttagaatGTAGAGTgttatcctctctctctctctctctctatatatatatagtgttacAAACCTCAAAAAAATAGAATTGAGATATATTAAAAAAGATCAGGTCCTTAAAGGTTAAGCCGGTCCAAATTCATAGTGTAAACATGAGGTTTAATTACAGTTAGTTCGGCACCCCAGACCGCTGCGGACGCGCCTCGCCATACCCCGCGGGCTTTGCTGGCAACGCGAAGGCCGCGTCCCACGTGCCGGACCGTCATTGACGACGCTTCTTGTCGGTTCCGCGCCGTGCCGCCCCCACCCACCCCACCCTCCCCCCGACACTGCACACGGGACTACCCAACCGCACCTTCGCCTGCAAGCGGGACCCGGCCAATGTAGCCAATCGGGGGCCGCCACTTAACCCAGCCGCACCACCGCCTCGCAGGCGCAGCGTACCGCCCCAAGGACACCCGACTACTGATGTGTCTAACTGGCATGTAGGCTCACCGTGCGAGTGACCCAACCTGTCAGTGATTTCGTCTTGGGACGGAGCGCGTAATCGAGTTGGACGCGCAAATTTCCCGCACGACTCGGGCTCCTCGCCACCGGCTTTAAATAGCGGCCAACCCCCCCCAATCCTCGAAGAGACTTTCTTTGCTCCCTTTTCTCGCAGCCCTAGCAAAAATTTCCCCTCCCTCCtcacgaaaccctagccgccacgcCAAACTAAATCTCGCCACTCCAGAAATTTTCCGGCGCGTTCTCACCGCGAATCGGTCGTTTCCGAGCGATTCGCAGTCGATTACGCTGGCCTGGCCGCCTAATCCTGTGATCCGGCGGACTTGAGCGCGGTCTCTCGCGTCGGCCATGTCGAGGTGCTTCCCCTACCCGCCGCCGGGGTACGTGCGAAACCCAGTGGCCGTGGCCGAGGCGGAGTCGACCGCTAAGGTTTGTTGAACCATCGGATTTACACACGCACGTGCCGGATCGTTTGTTCTTGCCTGTTGGTTTTGATCGGATCTGTGGGTTGTTCGTGTGTGATTTGGGTATCGTACGTGCCGGGAAGCTAACCCTTGCGGTGGGTAGAAGACACTGAATCTTGTGTAGCTTTGCTGCGCGAGGTCGGTATGATTGATTGAAAACTTGAAGTGACAACCGCGAGTTCAGATCGATTTCTAATGTTGGCTGAATGGTTATGTTTTAAATACCAAGAAACCTAGAAAAACGAAATCGACTTGGCAGACGCACATTGCATTTGTAAAATTATGTATCCTGAATTTGCTTTGCTCGGAAAGATCCATATGACTGGGTGTAGCCATGTTGGAAGCTCTTTGCTTCTGGACTTAGATTGCATGGCTAATTATGGTTCTAGTCTCgaatttatttggattttggagATGTGGTGCCCAAATTTGATTTGGAAAATGGTGGTTGGAAGATTTTGTGTAGTTAAAAACGGAGTGGCTGTGATATCATAATGCACTAtgaaatttcttttgaaactgATTGTGTTACCATGACCAACAGCTGTGTTTCTTAGCTTTGATCGCTTTTCTAAAGTTCCGACAAATGATTTGCAACATTCTATAGTTTCTTCTGGCTTGCAATACTTGAAAACTGAAATTGCTCCAATATGATTGTTTTCAGCACATGCCTTCGTGATTAATATGACCGTGTACTACCGTTCACGACATTTTTCTGTGACTATTGGATTAGCTTTTCATTGGCTATACTCACGTTTGTTTTTTCTTGTATTTGCCAGCCTATGTAATCTATGGATTATGAAGAGTTGTCTTGTTGTATGATGTATTTTTGATGTTTGATTAACACTATAGAAATATCATCTCACCGCATTTGTTTGACTGTGTTCTTTGTTAGATTCTGTGCTATTTAGATTGAACAGTATTGCAGGTTTAATTAGCTTCTGTTGTATATAAGGGAATTTGTTCAATATGATTGTAAGGATTGCAATTATGTGGTTGTGAAGCATCCATGGCTGAACTGTAATTGATAGCACTTCTTCTGTGCaaatgctacatttgtttcttgCTGTGTGCTTGTGTAAGTACGAAACTACCTAGCAATATTACCAAAATGCTGCATTGCTTTCCCGCCGTCTGTTCTAAATCAGAACTGACGATTACTCTGGTGGctgaagctccacaaagaaaGGGGAAAGGCTGAAAAGAAGAAAGACATAAGGAGTGACAAGAAAGCTTTCCAGGGTGAGACTTCTAAACATTCAAAGCACAGCCATAAGAAGAGAAAGCATGAAGATATCAGCACAGCTTGTCAGGAGCCCATAAAGGTCTCCAAAGAGTCAGTTGAACAGTTGGAGAAGAGTGGACTCTCAGAAGAGCATGGAGCTCCATGTTTTATCCAGATGGCACGCCGCTCTCCTGAGAGCTCACAGGACAGCAGTAAGAGACGAAAGGTTGTACTGCCCAGTCCTAGTCAAGCTAAGAACGGTGGGtttgttgttttgtttttgtAGTAGTAGCAATTTTGTTTCAAGATACGGGTTTCCTAACTTGTGATTTTGCAGGGAACATCCTTCGCATTAAGATTAAAAGTAATCCTGATTCCCCAGCAGCTCTTTTGGAGAAACCAAGGATTCTTGAGCAACCATTGGTCCAACAAATGGGAACAGGTTCAACCCTGCTGAGCAAGCAAAATTCAATCCAGCATCACAGTAAAATGAACGTGAAATCAACATCTGCTGCACAGCAAAGGATCAATGGAAGTCAAGCTGTACAAAAACAAGTGGGTATACAACTCCCTGCAAAGTTCATGCGGAGAGATGATCCCCAGTCTACGACAAAGGTTGCACAACAAAGAGAGCCCCAATTATCTGTGAATGCTGACCTTCTACCTGCAAAAATTTCGGGTACTGTAGTTCCTCCACCTGCGAGATTGATGGGAAGAGTTGATATTCTACCATCAAAGACGACAGAAAGAGTTCAAGCTGCACCTTCCATGGTTCTGCAGAGAGTTGATCAGCAGTTGCCATCCAACATTCAAAGAAAATGCCCCCTACCTTGTGCAAAGGTGATGAAGGAGACCATTACTTCTGTGATTCGCCAGCTAAAAGTGCTGCAGCCTCCCCTTATGCAAAATCCAAAGGTGGAGTTGCCTGTCATAAAGCAGCACCAGCAGCCTGTTGCCTCTCTTCCCAAAGAAGAGCCTTGCTCCTCCGGTAGGAATGCAGAAGCAGTTCCTGTGCAGGAGGCTAAGCAATCCAGGTCAGATCGAAAGAAATGCCGGAAGGttgagaagaaggagaagaagtttAGAGATCTATTTGTTACCTGGAATCCACTTCCATTTGAGTTGGAAGATTCCGATCATGGTGAGCAAGACTGGCTGCTTGGCAGCAGTACAAGGAACTCTGATGCCAGCATGACCAACTGCAGAGCAAGTGATGGTTCAGTACCGTTCCAATCAATGGAGCAGCAGCCTTCGTTGCAACCCAGAGCGACTCTTTTGCCGGACCTTCATGTCTACCAGTTGCCATATGTTGTCCCGTTTTAATCATCTGGTAGTGAGGTAG of Phragmites australis chromosome 3, lpPhrAust1.1, whole genome shotgun sequence contains these proteins:
- the LOC133912018 gene encoding uncharacterized protein LOC133912018 — its product is MSRCFPYPPPGYVRNPVAVAEAESTAKLHKERGKAEKKKDIRSDKKAFQGETSKHSKHSHKKRKHEDISTACQEPIKVSKESVEQLEKSGLSEEHGAPCFIQMARRSPESSQDSSKRRKVVLPSPSQAKNGNILRIKIKSNPDSPAALLEKPRILEQPLVQQMGTGSTLLSKQNSIQHHSKMNVKSTSAAQQRINGSQAVQKQVGIQLPAKFMRRDDPQSTTKVAQQREPQLSVNADLLPAKISGTVVPPPARLMGRVDILPSKTTERVQAAPSMVLQRVDQQLPSNIQRKCPLPCAKVMKETITSVIRQLKVLQPPLMQNPKVELPVIKQHQQPVASLPKEEPCSSGRNAEAVPVQEAKQSRSDRKKCRKVEKKEKKFRDLFVTWNPLPFELEDSDHGEQDWLLGSSTRNSDASMTNCRASDGSVPFQSMEQQPSLQPRATLLPDLHVYQLPYVVPF